The Rhododendron vialii isolate Sample 1 chromosome 1a, ASM3025357v1 region CCAAAGACACAACTTACTAGATagacaaaacacatatttttagaCCAGAAATTAAAAGACATTGACTAGAAACTAAAATACACTTTGAACTAATTAAGATAACCCTTCGTTTTTCCGATTATCATTATTTTGCTCCTGCGTCATAAACAACGTAATTTTTGGGAAGAAATCAATACAATTTGTTCTTTTCagtaaagaaaaatgattttttgaacAGATAGGCTTTATTGGGTTGAAGAAAACTTTATTGCATGTGTCCGTTGAATTTTTTGGTATAACCATGAGGAGAATGACATGGTGACTGTAACATTGGAATCACAGGGAAGTTATTATCATTGATCGGTCAAAAACTTAGGTTTCTTTAGCTGACCGGCTGCCCTCTGTGCAACGGTGTTGATTCCCCACATCCCTGTTTCTCCCTTGGAAGGAGACCCTTATGTTTAATAACAAAGACGAATCTATCTCCAACCAAGAACTAACCATCCATTGCTGCAAGCAAAAAGCTCCTCCCGAAATTGGTAAATGACTTCCACACTagtatcagtttttttttttttttctgatacttttatatttttggcatttgttaATCTTAATTTACTCTATCCTAGGGGATTTGGAGAGGACACTACAAGGAATAATACATTTGCCGGCGCTTGAATAACGCCATTAAAGATCCGTTAAACGCCGCCAAATATTCACCGGCGTTTTATACCAAACGTCGGGGACGTGGCCGTCGGCTTATATTTCCGGCGCTTAAGAACGCCGGGGTAGAAGTTCTGCCGGCGTTTTTAAAAATGCCGTCTAAAAGGTTCAGCCGTTAACATTCGGCGTCCGTCCGTCCGTTACAGTGACATCATTATGACGTAGTACGCCAACgtttttttgccaaaaacgCCGGAATCAAGTTTTAAAAAAGCCCACAAAATCTGGGCCCAAAATCCATTATTTAGCCCAGCAAATTAGAACTCCCTTATTTAGCCAAAATCATCATGCTTGAGTCCCTTGTTATTATCAATCCAATTGCACTTGAATAACACATACCTACGATCATATGAATAGTACAATTCAACAATATCCGTCACGTATCCGTAGTACGTCACCTCACCCTCCACAGAATTCATGTCCTTAGCACTTGCATAGCTACATGTATTTGCTTTCACCATAATCCCactattttgagtttttcttctaAGCTCGCGACTCTTTGTATGATACTTGACGCCATTAATCAGGTACCCGCTATATCTATTGGCCTTATCACTAGGTCCCATAGCCAAAGTTTTAATCTCGTCAGATAACTCTATACCAGCAATGACCAATTGTTCAACCTGTTTGTTAAAAGAGTAACAAATTTTAACGTTAGCtaaatcattttggaaattcCAAAGAATCCTATAATACGTGTAACATACATGAGATTTGAACCATTTGGGAAATTCCTCGTTATGGTAGCGATCAACATCATAATCTTTGAGACGACGATGTGTCCTTCTAATTAATTTACGATGTTCCCTAGACAATCAACGTAAGTTTAAAGTGCATTAGCATTACAATTGGATCggaaaaagaaagagacaattaaattggggTATAGAGGCACTTACTCCCGATAAGGGACAATTGCAATTGAGTTGGACAACACATATCGATGAGCTTGTACTCGTGTTGTGGTATTCAGCacaaatccttttccttttcctaaaCCACGACCCATTAAGACCTCCGGGTTATCACTCACATCATAATTCCTTAATGGTCGATGCAACTTTGACTCAACACCATGCAAGTACCTCGCGCAAAATGTCATACATTCTTCGACCAAGTATCCTTGAGCAATAGAACCTTCTGGATTGCTTTTACTACGCCCATAGGACTTAAGTGTCCTAAGATACCTACAAGTAAATAGACAAACTCATTCAAGATAAAGCATTGATATGacatgaaagacaaaaaaaaatagtttaggATAGAACCTCTCTACAAAGTACATCCACCGGTACTGCACTGGGCCCGCAATCTTGGCCTCCTCAACCAAATTAATGGGTAAGTGCTCCATAATGTCAAAAAAGGATGGAGggtgtagggggccgaaatatccgaaggttcaccAGGTCAAAAAGGGGCGATGAGGGTTCACACGTTGTTTGACCCATCATCCAAGCTATCACGGTTCGCCTTCAAATAAGTCTGGACGTCGGCTGGGCCGAAAGATAGACAgaaccacgagtacttcaccgaacaaTTATAAGCAACATCCGAACGTACGACACATAAGTTCGCTCGGGGCTTTATCAAGCGCACGGATACGAACTTCCGTTTGTTCGGCCAGGGTGTGCCTCGGCCGGGATATCATACGCTCGGATAATTCGTATGCTGGACGTGGGTCCCGCCGAACCtagacgattgtggaaccttccagaaatatCTACTGATATTTAGGCTGTCCTTTCTtacattcgaagtgacatctctgaacgatgtgaccctCCTGACATCAgcccatgtggctctgaaagactagggaagGGGTGTTCATTAACTGGCCCTGCTAGaaaggcgccaaccgagcagaacgtgacacgtggaaagtgtggccaacttgctcagcacttcacctctttgcctataaatagagaagcatgACCACTgagaaagatataaaaaaatctagtaaaaagaacacttctctctcctacatattgttcttactaaacttcttcttccCATCTACTGACTTGATCATCGGAgtttcttcccggaggaacaaccccctccggttttgcaggtacatcaagaccggcCACACCAGAAGGagcacgaagaaatcacgcccccacagAGGGAAAATTCTCTCAAGTTGGCAAAGTGTAAGTGCAATTTGGGATTGTAGACTGTCGAGTTCCTCCACTTCTAGTGTTTTTGAGCAAATTCGGctataaaaattgctcaaatcaatcAGAGGTTTTGCCACATGTTTAGGCAAAAGATTTCTCACCGCCACCGGAAGTAGTTGTTGCATTAGTATATGACTATCATGACTTTTCAACCCGAAGAGGGTGCCTTTTTTGAGATTGACACAACGTGAAATATTGGATGCATAACCATCTGGCACTTTGAGGTTCTTCAACATCGTTAAGAACAAAGTTTTCTCTCTACTATCCATGGCAAAGCATGCATGTGGCAGATAAAACTTATTATTACCAGCAATTATAGGGTGAAGTGCCTTTCGCATTCCAATGTCTACCATGTCACGTCGAGCATTTAAATGGTCCTTTCCCTTTCCATCCATGTCCAATATTGTCCACAATATATTATCACAAACATTCTTCTCATTATGCATTACATCAATATTATGGCGAATCAAGTTAAACTCCCAAGTAaccaattcaaagaaaatactcttcttcttccaattaTCAGCCACTTTGTCATCCCCTTTTTCAGTTCTTCGCCTCTTAGTAGATTTTTGAGACACATCGTTCTCCACCAATTTGTTATCGAACCTAGATCCCAATTGTTTCAAAACATCAGTCCCTGATAGTTGAGTAGGAAATGAGTCATATTCGATAGTTCCATCAAAAGATGCGGCATCTTTTCGAAATTTGTGTTCCATACTCAACCATCGTCGATGCCCCATGTAACACATCTTTCGACTATTACGCAAGTACCGATGCCGAGTTTGTACATTACAAGGAGGACAAGCTAGAGCACCTTTTGTGCTCCATCCTGACAACATTGCAAGTGCAGGAAAATCATTCATTGTCCATAGGAATAATGCACGCATCCGAAACATTTGGTTACTTTTTGCATCATAGGTGTCCACACCAATTTCCCACAATAGCTTTAGCTCATCTACCACAAGGCGCAAATATGTATCAATTTTATCTCCAGGCCCATTAGGTTCATCAATGAGCAAGGTCAGAAACATATACGGTTGCTTCATGAAACATTTGGTTACTTTTTGCATCATAGGTGTCCACACCAATTTCCCACAATAGCTTTAGCTCATCTACCACAAGGCGCAAATATGTATCAATTTTATCTCCAGGCCCATTAGGTTCATCAATGAGCAAGGTCAGAAACATATACGGTTGCTTCATGCACAACCACGGTGGTAAGTTGTATGGCATTAGAATCACTGGCCAAACACTATAAGATATACCCATTGACTTGAACGGATTGAATCCATCACTTGCTAAACCAAGTCTAACATTGCGAGGCTCACAAGCAAAGTCTGGATATAGATTATCATAGTGTTTCCAAACAGGAGTGTCAGCAGGATGTCTCATTTTTCTGTCATTAGTTCGGCTAGCTGCATGCCATTTCATCAATGAAGCTGTTTCAGATGTCATGAACAATCTTTGAAGGCTTGGAATCAACGGGAAGTATCTAACAATCTTGTGTGGGATCTTTTTTTGGTCCTTCTTAGCTTCAATCTCCTCTTTCTCAAACTGTTTGTATCTAGGATGATGACACACTATGCAATTATCCCTATCAGTGGTATCTTTCCAATATAATGAACAATCTTTTGGACATGCATCTACCTTGTGGTAATCGAGACCCAAGTCCTTAAGGAGAACTCTAGTTGCGTAAAACGACTTGGGTAATGTGTCACCCTCAGGGAATGCCTCCTTCAGTAGCTCAAGCAACATTGTGAAAGACTTGTCAGTCCAACCAGAAAGGGTCTTTATATGAAGAAGCCGAACAATGAATGACAAGGTTGAAAACTTTGAACACCCTGGATACAACTCTCTTTCAGCTTCCTTCAACAAACTAaagaattttttggttttctcatCTGGACCGTAGTTACTATTAGAACCTGTCGTGTCATTTGTAGGAGGAACAAATGGGGGAATTCCAAAGGCATCATAAAGCAGGTCATGCATTTCATCACCCTCGTATGAGTCACTCTGCCCTTTATCCTCAGTACGAGCTACAGGAGATGCTACAAATTCGCCATGAAAGATCCAACACGTGTAACTAGGTAGAAACCCATCTATCATTAAATGTTCACCTAGTACCTCCTTTTTCACTAATTTGACGTTCCTGCACTTCTTACACGGACACATGATTTCATTTGAATTAGGATTGATTCCACATGCATACTTTACAAAATCCTTCACTCCTTGAATGTATGCTGGATGCAACCTAGGAAGACTTATCCACCCTTTATCCATTTGTGTTCatcaactgttttttttttcaccaaaaaaaataagcatcGCAATATCAAACAACTTGACttcaaatcacacaaaaataaacaaacaaatcaaaaatgTGGACTGACTCGTCCAAAAATTGATCACATACATCAAACAAGTCAAACATTTGAATCATGAAAAGCTAAGGTTTAATCCAAACTCTACCAGCGTGCATTGTTCAACCAGGTGTCTCCAAAAACCCTAGTTCTCAACTACCACTGCAACAAAGAAAGTTCAAACAATGAACATAATCAATCGAGAACTCACCAGGAAATGGTCAGAAAAACCCAGGCTTTAATTGATTTGGACCTACTAGAAGGCCTTATTGTTTCTAAGAACTGGCCTAGGCCTGGATAAAACGCTTAGACCTAGTGGGTCAACCCAAGACCTTGGCAAGTCCTGAGCCCGAATTTGTGAAAATGATATTTTGGGTATTAGTTTGTCCCAGGTCTTTGCAAACTCAATTGGCCCTTTTGCATTCAAATTAGCCCAATTCTGCAGGTTACCGATTTATAAGGCCTCCCAAAGCCTGAGACTAACATTCAAGGCCACCTTCTGACTGACAatttgattttctgaattttggtcaaaaatgggtgtaaacagagTCAAATTTTACAAGTTTCATTCTTCGACCAATTAAAAAGCATCATGTGGTGAGACATGGTGGTCCTTGATCCACCATATAAATTGCATACATGGAAGGCAAGAAAGGCGGAGCACCAAGGGTTAGTTTGGTGGTAGGTGGGTTTGTTCCCCACACAATTGACTAGAGTTTGATTCTTAGAGTCAGGCCGCAAGAatgtaatttcttgtgaattttctagtcTCGGCGTGAATAGCCTGCCTTTGACTAGATCGGTTAAGGAATTAGTTGAAGATGCTCGGACCGTCAAAAACTAAGAAAGGCAAGAAAGGGGGCTCTCCTGGGGacaaaaagcaaacaaaaaataataaaattcttcCATAAGTCTCCAAAGGGCAGTCCAAGCAGGAAAAAAAGACTGCTTATCTTCTAGGGAAAATGCAAAAAGACAGAAGGGAGCTGCTCCTCATTTGTCTGAATAATTCCCCAAAGAAGCAAACATTGAACTCTCAAGTCAAAATCAGTATTCCCCATTTCAAACACGGTGAACTAAACCATCCACATAAAATTCTTTTCACTTGCTAAAAAAATCTTAACTCTGTAGTCTCTATTAAGTAAATTTATTAGTTATCATTGAAATCAGCAAATCTTTACTCTtaaattaatttagaaatcaaTTTCTGGAGTTGAATTAATTCTTTTCCCTGTGGATCGAAACCCATACTACCACTTTACTATCAAATTCCATTTTGCGCATTTTACAGGTTATATTCATCTTGGTTTTGACACGATGAGAGCCCCTACCGTCAAACTCCGTCATAGTTTGCAAAGTGACAGACCAAACTAAAAATCCAACACGAGCATCATTGCTCACAAAGTGAAACGGAGATGATCCTGGTTTGTTCCTCAAGTAGTCTTCATTTAACTTATGGTTTGTTTGTGAGGTCTTCCATTTATCAAAGTATAACCATGAGGAGAATGACATGGTGACTGTTACATTGGAATCACAGTGAAGTTATTACTTATTATCATTGATCAGTCACAAACTTAGGTTTCTTTAGCTGACCTGCTGCCCTCTATGCAACGGTGTTGATTCCCCAAATCCCTGTTTCACCCTTGGAAGGAGACCCTTGTGTTTAATAACAAAGAAGAATCTATCTCCAACCAAGAACTGACCATCCATTGCTGCAAGCAAAAAGCTCTTCCCAAAATTAGTAAATGACTTCCGCACCagtatcagtttttttttttttttgatactttTATATTTTTGCTTGAATCCCCTAGCCATGGCTGTAGATGAAAACCAGTTCGCGTACAATGGCTTCAATGGAGCCAATATCCATGTTGATGGGGTTGCATGTTGGCATTTTCCTAGCCCAGCCTTGAATTTTAGTGGAGAGAATAGCAAAAATGGGGGCAAATAATGGCTGGCTGGCCGAAAAAATAGTAGCAGCAACCGTAGGAAAGAAGGACAGGGGAGGAGAGATGTAAGGCACTGTATCTCACGAAATGGGGGCAGCTTTCTCTCTTACCCTACATTCCTTACATTTCACTTTAAATACTACTAGGATTCTTACATACAAAATGGATACAGGACTTCCCAAACACTTGGGCCcactaaacaaaagaaaacaaagcagCCCATTACAAAATAACATTTGGCCCAAACACAAACTTAACACTTGACCCAATTACAAAAAAAGATAATAGCAAAGCATTAATTTTAACACTCCCCCGTAATGCTTTGTTGTAACACCCAACATTTCTCTAAAATATTGAAACTTTTCCTTTGAGAGAGCTTTGGTGAAGATGTCTGCCATTTGATCTTCGGTTGCACAATACTTGAGTTGAATCTCTTCATCTTCCACGGCCTCCCGAATGAAGTGATGCTTGATGGCAATGTGTTTGGTGTGGCTATGGTAGACCGGATTCTTTGTCATTGCAATTGCGGATTTGTTGTCACACAAAATTGGAGTAGCCTCTCCTTGCTTTTCACCAACATCCTCCAAAATCCTCCTTAGCCATATTGCTTGAGAAGTTGCCAATGATGCCGACACGTACTCGGCCTCGGCGGTAGATTGTGCCACGGTTTGTTGCTTCTTAGATGCCCATGAGAAGACACCCGAGCCAAGAGAAAAAGCATATCCGGAAGTGCTCTTCATATCATCAACAGATCCGGCCCAATCACTATCACAAAATCCTAGCAATTTTGCATCAACATTCTTCTCATACAAAATGCCATAATCAAGTGTACCTTGTAAGTATCTCAAGACCCTCTAAGCGACTCCAAAATGAGTTTTGCTTGCATTGTGCATGAATCGGTATAACATGCTTGTAGCATACATGATATCCGGCCTTGTGATAGTCAAGTACAACAAGCTTCCAACCAAGCTTCTATAAAGAGATTCATCCACCTTTTTGCTTCCATCTTCTTttgacaatttctcattcacaATCAAGGGAGTTGCAACCGACTTGCATTCTCTCATCTTGAACTTCTCAAGAAGAGTTTTTGCATACTTTCTTTGACAAATGAAAATATCATTTttactttgataaatttcaatgcCCAAGAAATAATGCAAGAGATccaaatcactcatttcatACTTCCTCATCATGTCTCTTTTAAAATCCTCAATCATTTTCACATTGCTACCGGtaaaaaccaaatcatcaaCATAGATAGAAACAATAAGAATACCGGTGTTACCTTGCCTCTTGATGTACAAGGTTGGCTCACTTTTGCTTCTTTGAAATCCTCTCTCATTGAAGTAAGAGTCAATCTCACTATACCATGCCCGGGGTGCTTGTGTAACgtccccaaattttgggtacgttaatgaggcatttattacataataaagagagtctggctcattattacatcataaatacatcataagtaaatggtacatttattcaacaaggaaggaaactagggttcctaatactactctgcttgctcttccatcctagcaagctcctctgctccaaaagcttccacggtgaactgttcgtcttaaacatctacaaggtctgacacattataccagcgtcgccaccgatataatatgtcagggtcaccaaaggtaacaccatgagctacaaaagctcagcagaacaatcccatacccgctaacccataacttacaaacaacaggttatacaatcatcgatttccacatgatacatgtatacacagctaacaatgacacatccatactcgttaatcaactatcgttgatGTCtaagattttctgagtttctcgtacgcgactcatcgtagaccatgtcaacattttcacataccaatctaactttcaaaatcatttgtttaacacacccaacctcggttccgccgcaccgggttcccgagtatcctcacaatggttccgccgcaccgggttcccattggcacacaattgcattggctcggtaccgcggataaccaagctacacacccaacctcggttccgccgtgccggtctcccgagtatcctcacaatggttctgccgcgccgggttcccattggcacacaattgcattggctcattaccgcagataaccaagccatacctcaccatggttccgctgctccgggttcccatgggaacgtaCACaaccttacaatggttccgctattccggattcccattggaacacacataacctcacaatgattccgctattccggattcccattggaacacacataacctcacaatgattccgctattctggattcccattggaacacacacacccaactcacattatgcaccaaaactggtcataatgtagtttcaaaaatatttccttcctcagaatacatttcctttcattaaccacaccctaggtgccatgtttctactttctcggttctcgtgtctcattttcatacaaagactccgcggtaggacaaaagtaagcatgaaacattctaagaagatcatccaactctataatatatcacaagtaacacaatcgattcatgtatgcaagctcatactccttgaaatatcaaaatacgaatacttcgatccaaatagtaaagttttaatttttcgaaaaccgttctttcttagcaattcaaaacaacaacgtcatacttgagtaagtaggaagtaagtaaggatttccttaccgttcttctaggcggtagtaacggcttacggacggtaatcggcggtcggacggagtaacttcctacgggagcttccggtagcttcgaaagagaaaggtctctctcgaaacctaatcttgactaaactatttAAGCTTTTTTGAtcggagggtggtcgagtggcggctttggatgagtttcttgaagaacacaagaagaactcaagaacaagaagaacaaagaaagaacaaaggatttctagagagagaaagttgaagaatgggaaggtgtgagttgaatggcatgggaatggctctatttatagccaaaacttgagctccctctctctctctaaggccgccccccctctctctccatacctcaatttttgacacttgtcatgaaatctttgaaagatcaaaggccaaccctaggcttgcatggctaggatttgtaccttggattggattatggaagatttttggaagatttgatggagggaaAAGATAATTGTACATgattttggttttaaacaatcataaaagtacaatggagagttaggTTTGGCTAGAAAGAAGAttcacccaaggatttgaaagatgtaagaagatcatggtgaatcaagtcaaggtacaaccaaatctccttcttttcttcttcctctctctctctctctctctctctcggcttccctctccctctctctctcggcatttctctctctctctctctctctctctctctctctctctctctctcaagtacactacatatatatacatatacacatataataacataaaagtacaaaagtacaagattttcaaatccaaataccctattaaagaattacaattaggcacatgttttgattaaacaaatatatcttgtactaaacaaatctagggttttgatacatgtgtacaaatgccctatatttaaatatagatgtggtaccaagtaccccaattaaataaaaggctaggattcttcccattaaaataataataaagtacttgTATTagtttattcaataaagtactttagaaatctagggtttagatataccccaatattttaatgcataaaagtacatgggaatctaaatcttgattattaaacaAAGCCTAGcttgtactttgttggaagattaaggctattacccaatgggtaataattccccttATGGTTaatatccaatgggtaataaaggacaagtactttaaataataaactaagccttataaaaagactacatgtccttttgcatGTGGCAAATacacatatgcatatatacatgtacttatcaagatataataatagaaaagctattgtccaatgggcaAAGATTTTcctaacatctattgaccaatgggtaaaggcaaaaggttcaaaaggttcatctagtaactaggtgagtttggttgctcagttcctccaagtagtcggttggaatctaattcgattggccccgaaggactagaatctaattacgacggattactgaaagtaaaaataagtaattcaaataaaattcaaatattgaacgaaatttttatttaccgaaaatcagggccGTTACAGCTTGCTTTAGCCCATATAAAGCCTTCTTCAACTTATACACTTTTTGTTCCTTGCCTTTGACAATGAAGCCTTGAGGTTGATCAACAAACACTTCTTCCTCCAAGACACCATTTAAGAAGGCCGATTTCACATCAAGTTGATACAAGAACCATCTCTTCGATGCCGCTAAGGCAACAAGAGATCTAATTGTGTCACGTCGAGCCACCGGTGCAAATGTCTCTTGAAAATCGATTCCGGGTTGTTGAGAATTCCCTTTTGCAACAAgtcttgctttgtgcttttgAATGGAATCATCGGGGTTGAGCTTTGTTTTGAAAATCCACTTCACACCAATAACTTCTTTGTCTTTTGACCTTTCCACCAACTCCCAAGTTTTGTTCTTCTCGATGACATGAATTTCCTCTTCCATAGCTTTCTTCCAAGCTTCCTCCTTGATTGCTTCTTCAAAGGTCTCTGGtccaacaacacaaaaattataaCTCGCATACACATCACTAAGGCTTTTCATTCTTCTTGGAGTTGAACTTAGAGATGAGGAACTTGAGCTTGATGGAGAAGTTGGAGGAGTTTGATTTGGAGCTTCAAGATCATCacattcttcatcttcttgacTCTCCGGTTCTTCATAATTGAAAGAGACTTGGTTTTGCACCACATTCCCCTTCCAATCCCAATATGCCTTCTCATCAAAGAGAACATCTCTAGAAATGATTATATTGTTTGTGGTCAAATTGAAGAGTCTATAGCCCTTTGATTGGGAGCTATAACCCACAAAGACACACTTTTGACTAGTTTCATCAAGCTTGCTCCTTTTTACTTTTGGAACATGAGCATAACAAATGGATCCAAAAACCTTCAAGTGATTCACGGATGGCTTTCTCCCACTCCAAGCTTGAAATGGAGAAATATTTTCAACGGCCTTTGTTGGACATCGATTCATCAAGTAGACCGCCGTATAAATGGCTTCACCCCAAAAAGTCTTGGGCAATCCCTTCTCATGTAGCATTGATTTTGACATCTCTTCTATGGTTCTATTCTTCCTCTCCgccactccattttgttgtggagtgtacCCA contains the following coding sequences:
- the LOC131331786 gene encoding uncharacterized protein LOC131331786 — protein: MEHLPINLVEEAKIAGPVQYRWMYFVERYLRTLKSYGRSKSNPEGSIAQGYLVEECMTFCARYLHGVESKLHRPLRNYDVSDNPEVLMGRGLGKGKGFVLNTTTRVQAHRYVLSNSIAIVPYREEHRKLIRRTHRRLKDYDVDRYHNEEFPKWFKSHVEQLVIAGIELSDEIKTLAMGPSDKANRYSGYLINGVKYHTKSRELRRKTQNSGIMVKANTCSYASAKDMNSVEGEVTYYGYVTDIVELYYSYDRRYLKGLCWKLSSLDESYFVMPIYMSSNEMKSREFEFMKNIVQVFSCLRVSESSDNQVCDLVA
- the LOC131331792 gene encoding uncharacterized protein LOC131331792, which translates into the protein MDKGWISLPRLHPAYIQGVKDFVKYACGINPNSNEIMCPCKKCRNVKLVKKEVLGEHLMIDGFLPSYTCWIFHGEFVASPVARTEDKGQSDSYEGDEMHDLLYDAFGIPPFVPPTNDTTGSNSNYGPDEKTKKFFSLLKEAERELYPGCSKFSTLSFIVRLLHIKTLSGWTDKSFTMLLELLKEAFPEGDTLPKSFYATRVLLKDLGLDYHKVDACPKDCSLYWKDTTDRDNCIVCHHPRYKQFEKEEIEAKKDQKKIPHKIVRYFPLIPSLQRLFMTSETASLMKWHAASRTNDRKMRHPADTPVWKHYDNLYPDFACEPRNVRLGLASDGFNPFKSMGISYSVWPVILMPYNLPPWLCMKQPYMFLTLLIDEPNGPGDKIDTYLRLVVDELKLLWEIGVDTYDAKSNQMFHEATVYVSDLAH